A genomic segment from Lineus longissimus chromosome 15, tnLinLong1.2, whole genome shotgun sequence encodes:
- the LOC135499484 gene encoding alsin-like isoform X1 — translation MFEEKDSEEGLLYLWKCQADVALKSSSIFHKKPIIKVAIGYSHCAFLTRDQDVYCYGNNNYGQLGIGSLDNQLESPQMVEDLRGCGVIDVEVGTNHTAVTCHTGDVFCWGDTRFGQCARKEQDKVSSPQLVVIIENTGHCEHGVPKVTKKVNICQVGCGEKHTLALTDDGELWTWGSGCQLGLANVGETFTPQKVEYFGGRKVLSISCGDLHSLALVKKLPKVQGKSLKARADSADILTHDDQPSTCAKCKQEIYTMTDLNDTCVISTEHSCGGDLCPLGLEVEEGEMPNRGVSRSASVDKLAESPRDSSKSDSRISPPRRSISEPSAHSKPGSQAELRLGHERTKSGISGVGSSILKSHTSTFLDEAEAKEFLERQLSGSCEVDLLQQQTKNSVIRDKIENLWSNVTQPSAIATQVSNEISSMRNRVVTNIRRMSQGFGGVTFEDFPKSASQDSITVQSSTDVSPLRGKSSSDVSTMSPGEQDNVYSLSMRDSSIVLPEDDSKKETLEGATDSGVCSEGLDTSQEEPTGSAPDAIFEASTDLDASKLLKAKLEFRFSPANSLTSSDQTLDDSVESSKESLEGEGVSHTGGKGMSPTSSKESLNTDQGNLQSSESPEKIVPVIMPNANGHSGSMTKIMEIKSEHNKEKTVARQKPDPQWKKMPVLERMGSLKDKQEGRKISVKRLTEILNELPKKLEEPEDACIETEVWSWGRGKCGQLGHGDMLDRPQPSCVKILSNKHIIKVVAGAKHSLALTCNSQVFAWGQNDNYQLGHNECPTITPNKIKGLNNCLIWDISAGQLESLLSAYQNSHQPEIYFCGIQDRFITGLLSGAKMGTESVVQAEYVPKRLSQLKKVGWVKQITAGSQMCASIVDKTSGLIALLHEFSASERSFFNQLENIYLSVIRPLVSTDVYSAVDTSTCGEAIKDLFDTFANVMNMVGINIVQVTQVIQGDQSLYQIYMLSHPEETIQIFNQFSHSFGNVLAMGGFEFLAKTAGTFLEKLQDVFAELLEEGRVDKMNCGITFRRLMQIPLRRLKDYKKQIKKFSMDVAEDTEEHEHLTYICALWDALIESAKIEHTSCENTRIFWEASPAKLVDSLRGKGRRLIRESKTNSLTLYNAGRFAAHWFFLFSDVFVHSHYSSTEVFPLQSIWMETLSDTDQVSNAIQMITPENQLTLIAPTACDKSDWLWAINQAVDKVLMQDKNNVGKRNTIGGHVLPPLTRHGISHTFLKSGLMKDATYKGSWYSGKMNGNGELTWMDGRKYTGKFKNGLQHGQGVNVVPKTDSVEVYEGNLKDGKMHGFGCIRYANGDVYTGYFREGQRHGHGVLKQGSLNSTSLASIYIGEWLNDKKYGYGVVDDILKGEKYMGMWMEDNRQGAGIVVTLDGMYFEGNFQQNKLTGYGLMMTDDNSCYEGEFNYGTQLYGKGVLTFPNGDTMDGQFTGAWSEGIKVNGLLKKATVNVKEAKGFSHALGIIPKTFGALCVPPDRKWEGIFDHCRAILRCQAGNGKPDCNKAWEMVAVMVSAGKKALRDSENRMSPRSRVRSEGLEELEMIPPRSEGLLTVENYHQINSYLKTAFNTSFHPLGKLMESLVDVYRATYVGVGAHPRLLHHAVLEIKSYIVRMYYILRVLFPELPETDMPCQIFPEGKTPEAVEGDDFTLRAVDEESEDGSEVITATGILHSFLLPKVYPPLFTLYALYNEREDERYWERVQRLNRQSDMALLSYLGVDGRFWPMDDLSVDLSKQKAQVSTIRDQCYKGAVESLQQLSTAFCPAEKLDTIRNTFNDLNRAVQKMLGDDYLWCMDDLFPVFQYVVVRARIRHLGAEIHFIDDLMEAHLELGELGIMFTTLKASYFQIQNEKILL, via the exons ATGTTTGAGGAAAAAGATAG TGAGGAAGGCCTGCTCTACCTCTGGAAATGCCAGGCAGACGTCGCCCTCAAGTCATCCAGCATCTTCCACAAGAAACCCATCATCAAGGTTGCCATCGGTTACAGCCATTGTGCCTTCCTCACAAGAGATCAGGATGTCTATTGCTATGGCAACAATAACTACGGGCAACTGGGCATCGGTAGCCTTGACAACCAACTGGAGAGTCCTCAGATGGTCGAAGACTTGAGAG GATGTGGTGTCATTGATGTCGAGGTCGGAACCAATCACACTGCTGTTACTTGCCACACCGGAGACGTTTTTTGTTGGGGCGACACCCGTTTTGGACAATGTGCCCGGAAGGAGCAGGACAAAGTGAGTTCTCCACAACTTGTGGTTATTATTGAAAACACTGGACACTGCGAACACGGGGTGCCCAAGGTCACGAAGAAGGTCAACATTTGTCAGGTTGGCTGCGGTGAAAAGCATACCTTGGCGTTGACGGATGATGGGGAGTTATGGACCTGGGGATCTGGATGCCAGCTTGGTCTGGCAAATGTTGGCGAGACTTTTACGCCGCAAAAAGTGGAATATTTTGGCGGTAGGAAGGTGCTGAGTATAAGTTGTGGTGATTTGCATAGCCTCGCCTTGGTTAAAAAGCTTCCTAAGGTGCAAGGAAAGAGTCTGAAGGCAAGAGCTGATTCAGCGGATATTTTGACCCACGATGATCAACCGTCTACTTGTGCAAAATGTAAGCAAGAGATTTATACGATGACAGATTTGAATGACACCTGCGTGATTAGTACGGAACATAGTTGTGGCGGGGACCTGTGTCCCTTGGGGTTGGAGGTCGAAGAGGGGGAGATGCCAAATCGGGGTGTAAGTCGAAGTGCGAGCGTAGATAAACTTGCAGAATCACCCCGTGATTCATCGAAATCGGACAGTAGAATTTCACCACCCAGGCGAAGCATCTCAGAACCAAGTGCCCATTCTAAACCTGGTAGCCAGGCTGAACTGCGCCTCGGACATGAGCGGACAAAGTCTGGAATTAGTGGCGTTGGTTCGAGTATCTTGAAATCGCACACGAGTACTTTTCTTGACGAGGCAGAGGCAAAGGAGTTTTTGGAGCGACAGTTATCCGGCAGCTGCGAAGTGGATCTGCTGCAGCAGCAGACGAAAAATTCTGTGATACGTGATAAGATTGAAAACTTGTGGTCAAACGTGACGCAGCCGAGTGCAATTGCTACGCAGGTATCGAATGAGATATCGTCAATGAGGAATAGAGTTGTGACGAATATTCGCCGAATGTCGCAGGGTTTTGGTGGTGTCACTTTCGAGGACTTTCCAAAGTCTGCCAGTCAGGATTCGATCACTGTTCAAAGTTCAACAGACGTGTCTCCACTCCGTGGTAAATCATCGTCAGATGTTTCTACGATGTCACCTGGAGAACAAGATAACGTCTACAGCTTGTCAATGCGTGATTCCTCCATTGTGTTGCCCGAGGATGATTCAAAGAAAGAGACTTTAGAGGGTGCTACCGATAGTGGCGTCTGCTCTGAGGGGCTCGATACAAGCCAAGAAGAACCCACTGGTTCAGCTCCTGACGCAATCTTCGAGGCAAGCACAGACTTGGATGCCTCAAAGCTTCTGAAAGCGAAGCTAGAGTTCCGGTTTTCTCCCGCAAACTCGTTGACGAGTAGTGATCAGACATTAGATGACTCAGTGGAATCGAGCAAGGAGAGTTTAGAAGGTGAAGGGGTGAGTCACACAGGTGGGAAAGGGATGTCTCCGACCAGCAGTAAGGAGAGTCTTAACACGGATCAAGGCAATCTCCAGAGCAGCGAAAGTCCGGAAAAAATTGTACCAGTGATTATGCCAAACGCAAATGGTCACAGCGGCTCCATGACGAAGATCATGGAGATAAAATCTGAGCATAATAAAGAGAAGACGGTTGCTCGGCAGAAGCCGGACCCGCAGTGGAAGAAGATGCCGGTGCTGGAGAGGATGGGGTCCTTGAAGGATAAGCAGGAAGGGAGGAAGATATCGGTGAAGAGATTGACAGAGATTCTGAATGAACTGCCCAAGAAGTTGGAAG AGCCAGAGGATGCGTGTATTGAGACCGAGGTATGGAGTTGGGGGCGAGGGAAATGTGGTCAGCTTGGACATGGAGACATGTTGGACAG GCCTCAGCCAAGCTGCGTGAAGATCCTGAGCAACAAGCACATCATCAAGGTGGTTGCCGGTGCTAAGCACTCCCTCGCACTCACCTGCAATTCTCAG GTTTTTGCCTGGGGTCAAAATGACAACTACCAACTGGGCCACAATGAGTGTCCTACGATCACCCCTAACAAGATCAAGGGCCTAAATAATTGTCTCATTTGGGACATATCGGCAGGACAACTAGAGTCCCTCCTCTCGGCCTATCAGAACAGTCACCAGCCAGAGATATACTTCTGTGGCATCCAAGACAG GTTCATCACAGGATTATTATCAGGCGCGAAAATGGG GACAGAGTCAGTAGTACAAGCGGAATATGTGCCAAAGAGATTAAGTCAACTCAAAAAA GTTGGATGGGTGAAGCAGATCACGGCCGGATCCCAGATGTGCGCAAGCATAGTCGACAAGACATCAGGCCTGATAGCGCTACTTCACGAGTTCTCAGCCAGCGAGCGTAGCTTCTTCAACCAGCTCGAGAATATCTATCTATCTGTGATACGTCCACTTGTTAGTACAGATGTCTATTCGGCAGTGGACACTTCGACATGTGGAGAGGCCATCAAAGACTTGTTTGACACTTTTGCTAATGTTATGAACATG GTTGGCATAAACATTGTGCAAGTGACTCAAGTGATCCAGGGCGACCAGTCTCTCTACCAAATCTACATGCTCTCACACCCAGAAGAGACCATCCAGATATTTAACCAGTTCTCGCACAGCTTTGGTAATGTGCTCGCCATGGGAGGATTTGAGTTCTTGGCTAAAACAGCTGG GACGTTTTTAGAGAAGCTTCAAGATGTTTTCGCTGAGTTGCTGGAGGAAGGACGGGTTGACAAAATGAACTGTGGTATAACTTTCAGACGTTTGATGCAGATTCCGTTACGTAGGCTCAAAGATTATAAGAAACAGATAAAGAAATTCTCCATGGATGTTGCAGAG GACACAGAGGAGCACGAACACCTGACATACATCTGTGCATTATGGGATGCTTTGATCGAATCGGCGAAGATCGAACACACAAGCTGCGAGAACACGCGCATATTCTGGGAAGCTAGTCCGGCAAAGCTAGTCGACTCGTTACGCGGCAAGGGGCGGCGTCTTATCCGGGAGAGCAAGACTAATTCCTTGACCCTTTATAATGCAGGACGATTTGCAGCACACTGGTTCTTCCTCTTTAGCGATGTATTTGTACATTCACAT TATTCTTCCACGGAGGTCTTCCCCCTGCAGTCCATCTGGATGGAGACGCTCTCAGATACCGACCAAGTCTC GAATGCCATTCAAATGATCACACCAGAAAATCAACTCACGTTGATAGCACCAACAGCCTGTGACAAG TCTGATTGGCTATGGGCGATCAACCAGGCTGTTGACAAGGTCCTAATGCAAGACAAGAACAACGTCGGCAAACGCAACACAATCGGCGGCCATGTTTTACCCCCACTCACGAGGCACGGCATCAGTCATACGTTCTTGAAGAGTGGGCTGATGAAGGATGCCACCTATAAGGGGTCATGGTATTCGGGCAAAATGAATGGAAA CGGTGAACTTACTTGGATGGATGGCAGGAAGTACACAGGGAAGTTTAAGAATGGTCTTCAGCATGGCCAAGGGGTCAATGTGGTGCCGAAGACAGACTCGGTAGAGGTCTATGAGGGGAACTTGAAGGACGGAAAAATGCATGGATTTGGTTGTATCAG ATACGCCAATGGTGATGTGTACACAGGTTACTTCAGAGAGGGCCAGCGACATGGCCATGGGGTACTGAAACAGGGCAGCTTGAACAGCACTAGTCTTGCCAGTATCTATATTGGAGAGTGGCTCAACGATAAGAAGTATGGATATGGCGTGGTAGACGATATTCTGAAAG GTGAAAAGTACATGGGTATGTGGATGGAGGACAACCGGCAGGGCGCAGGCATTGTGGTGACGTTGGACGGCATGTACTTTGAAGGAAACTTCCAGCAAAACAAACTCACT GGTTACGGCCTGATGATGACTGACGACAACTCGTGCTACGAGGGCGAATTCAACTACGGTACCCAGCTCTATGGCAAGGGTGTCCTCACCTTCCCTAACGGAGATACCATGGATGGGCAGTTCACTGGAGCATGGTCGGAGGGTATCAAGGTCAACGGGTTGCTGAAGAAGGCAACCGTCAATGTGAAGGAGGCAAAGGGCTTTTCTCATGCCCTTGGGATTATTCCAAA GACCTTTGGTGCACTGTGTGTCCCCCCGGACAGAAAATGGGAGGGTATCTTTGACCACTGCCGAGCAATCCTTCGATGCCAAGCGGGCAACGGGAAGCCCGACTGCAACAAAGCGTGGGAAATGGTAGCAGTGATGGTCTCTGCTGGGAAGAAGGCGTTGCGGGATTCGGAGAATAGGATGTCACCGCGGTCGAGGGTTCGTAGCGAAGGGTTGGAGGAGTTGGAAATGATTCCTCCACGCAGCGAGGGCCTACTGACCGTGGAGAATTATCACCAGATCAATAGCTATTTGAAAACG GCCTTCAACACGTCATTTCATCCCCTCGGTAAACTGATGGAGAGTCTCGTGGATGTATACCGGGCGACTTACGTTGGTGTTGGGGCTCATCCACGATTACTACACCACGCAGTACTTGAGATTAAATCTTACATAGTCAGGATGTATTATATTCTCAG GGTGTTGTTTCCAGAACTGCCCGAGACAGATATGCCTTGTCAGATCTTTCCCGAGGGCAAGACTCCTGAGGCAGTGGAGGGCGATGATTTCACACTCCGAGCTGTGGATGAGGAGAGTGAAGATGGAAG TGAAGTGATCACAGCGACTGGTATcctccacagcttcctcctgcCGAAAGTCTACCCGCCCCTTTTCACGCTGTACGCCCTCTATAACGAGCGTGAGGACGAGAGGTACTGGGAACGTGTCCAGCGCCTGAATCGCCAGTCTGACATGGCACTGCTCTCCTACCTAGGCGTTGACGGACGATTCTGGCCGATGGATGATCTGTCCGTTGATCTGTCGAAGCAGAAAGCT CAGGTGTCCACTATCAGAGACCAGTGTTACAAGGGAGCTGTCGAATCACTCCAGCAGCTCAGCACAGCGTTTTGTCCTGCGGAGAAACTGGATACCATCAGAAACACATTCAATGACCTCAATAGG GCTGTCCAGAAGATGTTGGGAGACGACTACCTCTGGTGTATGGATGATCTCTTCCCGGTGTTCCAGTATGTCGTGGTACGGGCGAGGATACGCCATCTTGGCGCGGAGATCCACTTCATTGACGATCTGATGGAGGCTCACTTGGAGCTGGGAGAACTTGGCATTATGTTCACGACCCTCAAGGCGAGCTATTTCCAGATTCAAAATGAGAAAATTCTTCTCTGA